A segment of the Leclercia adecarboxylata genome:
CCGAGGCGGCTGTCGAACTCCCAAATTTTTAGCCGTTCAATGGCCGGAGTGACGGCGATAGACCAGATCAGAACATCTTCAGCGTCGCTTAAGGCTTCTACCTGTGCGGCTCTGGCGGCCCGTAGACGGCCGGAGCCCGGTAACAGTTGCAGCAGGCTGGCGCAGTCGCTGGCGTCGCCCGACAGCTTACGGATGCTCTGACGCAGAGTAATCAGCTGCGCTCTGGCTTCGTGGGGGTCGTTCTGGTTGCGCACCCATAAGTTCTCGTTGCTGGAGAGCGGGTAGGTGTCATGGGCGTGAGAGCCATCCGGGCTGCGGAGCGCCCGCTGCAGCTCCATATCCAGACCGCAATCGCCTTCTGTTGTCAGCGCCAGGCCCACGATATTGCCAGCGTAGGCAATGGAAAAGCGGGGAAGCTCCGGATCGGCGAACACAGGGCGACCCTCTGGTTCGGTAATCACCTTCGGCAGCTCGCTGGTGCCGTAAAGCATAAACAATAGTTCAGCGAGCAACATCCGGGAAGCCAGAAACCGTGTGCGGCGATGTTCAGGAAGCATCCGCGCTTCGTTTTGACAGTTTAAAGAGAGTCTGGTTGAAACCAGCCGCCCCTCGGTCAGCGTCCCTCTTGCAAAATGCGTAGCCATTTTTCGCTCCGTGATAATGGTCAGTCGTCAGGTTAAACGGTTACATGATTATCGCTTAACTCGCTTACTGTTTTAATGGCTAAATG
Coding sequences within it:
- a CDS encoding 4'-phosphopantetheinyl transferase superfamily protein, which translates into the protein MATHFARGTLTEGRLVSTRLSLNCQNEARMLPEHRRTRFLASRMLLAELLFMLYGTSELPKVITEPEGRPVFADPELPRFSIAYAGNIVGLALTTEGDCGLDMELQRALRSPDGSHAHDTYPLSSNENLWVRNQNDPHEARAQLITLRQSIRKLSGDASDCASLLQLLPGSGRLRAARAAQVEALSDAEDVLIWSIAVTPAIERLKIWEFDSRLGWQSLPDVPARANEPAARLMRLTSLPAEKAIILT